A genomic stretch from Camelus dromedarius isolate mCamDro1 chromosome 10, mCamDro1.pat, whole genome shotgun sequence includes:
- the B3GALT9 gene encoding beta-1,3-galactosyltransferase 9, translated as MQVTFCRLRTHQWCFILFNVILFHALLFGADFVEEYFLHALPYVDMKVLEVKDKARKLNTEPLRSNLSKYYILSQPEVCKGKNIFLLSLIFSSPGNGTRRDLIRESWGNVSSVQGHPILTLFALGMPVLVTTQQEIDKESQKNNDIIEGIFLDNAENQTLKIITMMQWAVTFCPNALFILKADEEMFVNLPSLVDYLLNLKEHLEDIYVGRVIHQDTPNRDPNSQELFPFSEYPEKYYPDYCSGEAFIMSQDVARMMYVVFKEVPIMVPADVFVGICAKSIGLKPIHSSRFSGKSHIRYNRCCYKFIFTSSETTDEMPLAWKEINNGKECTLFETYYGLISCKLLTYLDSFKRFHMGTIKNNAMYFGD; from the exons ATGCAG GTGACATTCTGCAGACTTCGGACTCACCAATGGTGTTTCATTCTGTTTAATGTTATCCTTTTTCATGCCTTGCTTTTTGGGGCTGATTTTGTGgaagaatattttctgcatgCTTTGCCTTATGTGGATATGAAAGTTCTTGAAGTTAAAGATAAGGCAAGAAAATTGAACACAGAGCCCCTAAGAAgtaatctttcaaaatattatatcCTGAGCCAGCCGGAGGTGTGTAAAGGGAAGAACATATTTTTGCTCTCTCTTATCTTCAGTAGCCCAGGAAATGGAACAAGGCGGGATCTCATTAGGGAATCCTGGGGTAATGTAAGCAGTGTCCAAGGGCACCCCATTCTCACACTGTTTGCTCTGGGGATGCCTGTTTTGGTAACTACCCAGCAAGAGATAGACAAAGAGTCCCAAAAGAATAATGATATAATTGAAGGAATCTTCTTGGACAATGCTGAGAACCAAACTCTGAAGATTATCACAATGATGCAGTGGGCTGTGACTTTCTGCCCTAACGCCCTGTTCATCCTCAAGGCTGATGAAGAGATGTTTGTCAATCTACCAAGCTTGGTAGACTATCTTCTCAATCTGAAAGAACACCTTGAAGATATCTATGTAGGAAGAGTTATCCATCAGGATACACCCAACAGAGACCCTAATAGCCAAGAATTGTTCCCTTTTAGTGAGTACCCAGAAAAGTACTACCCAGATTACTGCAGTGGTGAGGCCTTTATCATGTCCCAAGATGTGGCTCGGATGATGTATGTAGTTTTTAAAGAAGTACCCATCATGGTGCCTGCTGATGTATTTGTAGGAATCTGTGCTAAGTCCATTGGCCTTAAACCCATCCACAGTTCAAGGTTTTCTGGGAAAAGTCACATCAGATACAACAGATGTTGCTATAAGTTCATTTTCACATCCTCAGAAACTACAGATGAAATGCCCTTGGCATGGAAGGAAATTAACAACGGGAAAGAATGTACACTCTTTGAAACCTACTACGGGCTCATTTCCTGCAAACTTCTGACATACCTTGACAGCTTTAAACGTTTTCACATGGgtaccataaaaaataatgccatgtaTTTTGGTGATtag